CAAAAGATTTGCCGTTTTTCTGTTACATAAgctctattttaaataaaatttttaatttctgatttGTAAACACAGAGAtagtatttttgcaaattttttcgGATATCAAAACCAATGGTGATCTTATTTTGAttagtaaaaattactttacagATACAAGATATTTCGCAAGGATAAATTTTAACTATCTATGTATCTAAtgaccttgaccttgacatatgttgccAAGGTCACACTTAGTAACTTTCCAAAAGATTTAGCTGTCGCTTATTGTTCGTTAAAAAGTtatcaacaaaaaattttgtttatttcgaattatatgtaattttcggatactatatacattttatagaatatagaatCTACTTTTagcaaagattttatttatttacgtgtAGTAAATCGAACAGCCCTTATCGAAAAAACTAACTTAGCCTAACCTAgcccaaaattattttctgagaCATGGAAGAAATATTTCCCATCAGCTCCTATGAAACCCTGTGTGAAATCAGtactcataaatttttattactgtaCGGTTCCACATGGgttattttcaactttccaCGCGGAGCGAGGAGTACCCCATACATAGAGCTTATACTAATGGAGAGACTCTGACATACTGAAATAGGGCAGAAAGAGCAGAAAATATTGGATGATAAACAATGACAGACTTGTAGttgttctttttatataggttttatataattgtccttTTTTCTCATGAGAACAACCCAGActatagaaagagagatagaataataatatatcctcttattgttagttaatcCTTCTTCGAGAGATCCTTATATGTTCGGCATATAAAGGTTCCTCCATTAGTACAAGCTGTACAACTCCATACTACCCATCTTTCTGTGCGAAACAAGAGGTCTGTTTTTTATTGCTACACTTGCTGCACTAGTTTAGAGGGTATCTTTCCCCTTTCAATGAAAGGGAAAAAATGCTTTCTGAACTATTGCAGTCTATAATGCGGTCagttcaataataaaagacgAAGCTACTGTGTATCAATGCATGGTTCCATATATAggtttttaactttaataagtttttgttttaatttttttaaatcaaaacaaactgtataataaatttcagttTGCATTGAAAATAGGAAGCGGTGTAGGATGTTCGAAAATTACGCCTAATTCGTAAAtctctttttgtttataactttttaataaacaacgagcgacggctaaaattATTTGGTAGTTACTCAGGTTACTCATATGTTACAACATATATGATCCTGAGTACATACATGTTAAGGTCATTGGGATTGTGGATTcgtatttcgataattttaccttaatagaataaatcaattaaatttgattagtcattcatttttcaagattatatttatatataagcaaaacaaaaaacatattttatatgtaaattgtgaCGTGAATTGCTGTGTGATTATGTAGTTGAAATACTGTATATAGAATGACGGATGAGGAAATCGCACGAGACTGCAATGAAAGCAAATCGTTCATCGCGCCTTATTTGCCGTTCGTTGTACAAAAGGAAGCGCCAttcgatttattattcatCGATGCTTGCTACTTCCTCTTTTGCAGGTTAAAGAAGACATGGTAACATTGGCGAAGGACCATGGCGTTGGTAGCTTCAAGATGTTTATGGCTTATCGTGACATGTTTATGCTCAGAGACCCGGAGCTGATCGAGGTTTTCAAAGCGTGCAAAGAGATCGGCGCCGTCGCTATGGTACACGCGGAGAACGGTGACCTTATCGCGGAGGTACGCAGGGATGATGATTATACCAATATGCATAATTGTTTAGCatcaatttcataattaaaaataaaacaaaagtaaataatattaaaaataaattattatataattatataatataattataatataaaaaaatatattcagaatatttaaaaatttaaggatgtttagtacctatttttaaaaatataggaatttaataaaatttgcatagattgttctgatacatgtttagagacttataaaaaaacctagagttgattcactgaagcaatcaaaagttataaagattttaatttgcaatgaatttacccatcgatattattataaatataatgattttgtggctctaattataagtaaaagtattaatataattataaatataattatttatataaataaatataattatttctgtcctttttagcccttaaattgattttctatcttataaaaaacctgtgatcgtgttgatttaagagctaaaatagatagaaataataataggaatttattcaaaatttgcaaaaatatagtttaaacaTAGAGGatatatttgatcacataattttggtcaagtactgattagttcaaaagatattgaatataattttctcaatttcgtcctattatccgaaatgacatattatttattgtgaaaacgtggcaacatagcattcagctaagccttcttttgacatattaaataacctatcttttcatctgaagaagcctctatatacaaacgtgtaagcgagaagcgactaggcctcacatgtcaatttgcaatttgaccaacttatgaaaaattaccatgttgccacatttctttcttctcggagaaatgacaaattattaaatttatcaaagaaatagttaaaaatcttctatattttgtcattattcactattataatttttattctgacattttaaattactctgtacgagtaaattcttttatttttataattcaaattttgtgctgtaatgttgaaatcgaggtactatcaatgataaaagtttctcattataatttaagaaacacgaaaattctccgaaaaaaagcaataaaagttcgaaaatacatttctacactctagctatgaataaataataagattttatgcaatctttataataatcatatattaagatatatgagaaaagtatttattcgtcaatttcgactactttttgctccgattgtaggtgctaaatatctttaaaaaaaacaagtaaaaatatatatagtaactataaaatatataatgaataaacttttatttatgaaaatacaaGAAACATAATAATGACTTTCTATAttgtaacttaaaaattactatagtCGTTAAATAATGAAACGTGAAAAGGAagttaagtaataaaattaatgtatgacTTGAAAGTTACGTTGGGCAAcgaaagataaagatattcGCGTTGTTTGCAATagaatgttaatataaaatataagctttCTCTTATCGCCATAAACTTGTTACAGAATGCGAAAAAATTACTCGCCGCAGGAGTGACAGGTCCAGAAGGCCACGAAATGTCACGACCTGAAGAAGTTGAAGCAGAAGCTGTCAATAGAGCGTGCATTATCGCAAATCAGGTAAGCGGAATGATAATCTGAGTACCATTGACTATTATTGTTGAACATTGATAATTCGTATATTCGTACCTCgtcatctatatttttatattatactttaatttgtcctgaatacatataattgtcctGAATACATGTAAATCTCTTACATTCATCCGTCTGTTACGAATGCACTTGGCACGCTACCTGTCACAGTATTTAGTTCACGAACATAAATCTTTACTTTAGAATTCAGGACAAAATAAACCACTGCTTTGCTATGCATTTACTGGCATATGCCCAATTCTCAATGTATCCAAAATTTTCATTGCTATGTCCAGGAATATCTGTGTCATGCGATAGAGTTtagcaacatatatatatatatatatacacccatatcattttttatttccacacTTGAGCTCTCTTGTTTTTTTACctcctttttatttatttattttttaattaaggaaGCTAAAATGTACCCATAGGCAAAAGTGTATTCATCAGACACTATCGTCTCACATTCTCAGTAGTCGTACTAGTATCGAAATTTTGCTTAGGTCAATTGTCCGCTGTATGTAGTGCATGTGATGAGTCGTAGCGCCGCCGAACAAGTGGAAGCTGCGCGAAAACGCGGTGTTTGCGTCTTCGGCGAGACCTTGGCGGCTGCAATTGGCACGGACGGTACCAACTATTCGCACAAATGCTGGAGACACGCCGCTGGTCACATTATAAGTCCGCCACTTAGGCCAGATACGGATACGCCGCGAGTACTTGTGAACATGTTGGTCAAGTAAGTCAAAACCAACTAAAAAGCCATGAATTCAGGGCGACTTTGACATCGGGGGCAGGCTAgaacataaatttatgattctATTTGCGTATAGAACTATTTTATAAGTGATATCATAAACAAATTAAGAGTTCACAATTTGCaattcaaaaatgtaaattataagcaaaaattaaCCCTTTGAAGACGATAgacgtacatatatacgttttgaaatttttttcaacagacagtaaacatataaatgtaagtttttaactttaatctaTAGATGTcgcatttttaaatctttttttttcttcattcttcTGCTAAAATTTGAAGTTTTCTGAAAATGGAATCAATTTGGTGAGTTCAATTCAGAGAAATTATCAATCaatatgtgaaattaattGGAACCGGAAAAAAACCAAAAGTACAGGAAAACATCCGAAGAAACTTATTGATAGGTATTTCCCTTttcttattcaaaatattctcttattaaaCAAAGCTGTATCGTTTGTAGCCGATcagtaagaaaagaaaagaaaaaaaatcagaatcaAGATAGAAATGTGtgatattattgatttctGTAACTGATTGTTTCAAGAAATCTCATACTTTAactcaaatttttaatcaaaactatatttatttttaataaaaaaatgctttttataaattttgatttaaaaaagaaagccgTATTCAAAAGGTAGAGTTAGTATAAATTGTTAGTTATTATGACTGTTTGAATACATATCTATCGATGATTAGCATTTCTAAACGGTGAAACTATCGCTCAATGATTTCTTATCCGCAAGAATGTTGTCGGAAAACTGTCATTCGAAATCAGCGTAATTAGTACGCACCGACAGTCGTAGTTTCTATTTAAAAGGAGTAACGCACCGACCAGTTTTTTCCTAAACAactatgaaagagagagagagtgaatgAGGGAAAATGTTGGATTCAGATAGAGAAAATCTCGAATAGAGAAAACTAAATATTCTATTGAATATATCTCCCAAAATAACGTGGATGCACATCTGCATTCGgtttaaaatatcgattatttcattttattcccTCACACTTTCTATTTAGTCAATTAGCGAAAATAGGTTGCAATTGCGGCAATAGCAATTTAAGTTTATACCTTATTCCGCTAGAGGCTTGCGTGACATACGTACAAACTGCATAAAGTCCAATTATGCAATTTGTCTTTTATTGCGCacactaaaatttattttagtgtGCGGTTTTGCACGACCAAAACTTTACTTGCATGCatattgaaagtaaaaatatatggtCACTTTTGTTTTCTCCTCGTCCtctatttttatgcattaaatatatctgcCATACGTAGTAGCACAATTGCCTTTCACAATTACttttaacgttattttatCAACGTTATGCgttaaatgtttgaaaatgttTACGTAAagttaatatagaaaaaaagtattaatattaatagtgtctgaaaaattattatagataaatcgAGCACGgctgaaagattttttttatttaatgtaaatttgatgtatatttatgtatcgattcattaattcttattactatttcttatttattaaaatttaacaaatgaaatatttaataacaaaattaaatctattattatcatcaatgATATTGAAGATACaaatattcagatttttaaaatatatataatatacattaaataatatacacgtGCACGTGTTTACGTGTCTACTTGAGAACATACTTctagacatatatatttgtgacaaTTTAAATTCCCCGGGTTAGATTAGAAACTAAACGAACCGATGATAATGCGTGagtttcaaagaaaattaaatataattaaaattaatttttcttatgtgCGTCTGCGTGCGTGTGAAATAGTTGTATACAGGACACAAGTTTTTCTTGATACAATatcaagtaattaaataaatcttatttcaagatttatttttaatattcctctacctaacaataaataaaaaaaattaattttctttcaaatacgCACTCTCTTATTCGCGTCTGACTTTTATTAGCCCAAGgaatttaaattgtgttttaCATGAAAGCcgcattactttttttatattctagaCATTCGTGTtacatttgaattattttaatagacatattttctataaaaatgtaggcgttatacaatattaatacacaataacataataaaaaataatataattaaaaaattgtcactaatatttttaattccataTAAATCCATACAAAACATATTGAACTtttaaagcttttaaaaatttaaattagttatataaatgatgcaaaaaaaatgataaaatattttcagccGTGATGCGTTTTATCTAaattgtagaataaaaaaagagaaagagagcacaAGTTTAGTAAGTTAAATTTTAGAGaggataaaaatatcgcgttTAGGTAAATAGTCCACTGTACGTAACGGCGATCTCGAGCAAGTCGGCCGCCGACGTCGTGTCGGCGAAGCGGTCGGAGGGTGTCATCGTGTTTGGAGAAACCCTAGCAAGCACCGTCGGAATCGATGGTAGCGAGCAGTTTGGTAAAGATATGGAAAAGGCGAGGCGTTTCATTACTAACCCGCCGTTACGGCCCGATCCAACAACACCTGCTTATCTAACCGAACACCTGGCCCAGTAAGTAGATTGTACACAAAGCCTCCTTCATGTTTATACAGGGTGaggaaaaaatatggaaaccctgaaaaatctcaaaaaatataagttttacagaaaaatgtttcagacaaatatattgtatggtttcgagaggGACATGAAAATGGTAtcattgatttgaccttgaataggCGCTTGAAGGTcaccttcaatttcttaaatcgaacattctatttttaattgcatattcttgtagcttacctcggcagctttccaaaacactataataaaacttcttttggTTAAGAATTtcctgagatattttaaagtttgtcgGGAtactttctaatataaaatataaaaaaataaatgaaaaaatgaatacaTCTTGTCTTAGGTGACCAGGTTCTTCCTCGATCTCGCCttagattctttttctgtgaaacttatattttgcgagatttttcgagattttccATACTTTTCCTCATCCTGTACATGTATAACAAACGGGTTAGCTTCCGCATTATTATCTctaaattgcattatttagATATTCACACCTCcataagaatatttcaaaatggctgaattttttaaatcgattacTCTTCctaaaaaaagtttgtacAAAAAAGGATTTGacaccattaaaaaaaaagagaagggtATATCTCTGATTATATAGGTCTACAAAATTGAGAgtcataaaaatgttataaaaattttttctggtTTCAGGAATTTGAGAATCTAAAAATTACCTCAGATTTGCtccatacaattttttcacttGCTTTGatgtttttatgttataactAAACAAAATTAGTAGTAAAACATTATACACATGaaccctatatattttgtggCCAGTTTTGAATATacgatttatttacaaaaaaggaatatttaaaattataaagaggattatatctgtttttattgtataaaaaacagCTTATAGACTTTTTTTAGTGATTTTTGGCTCTCTCCATTTCATTGGCACAATTAAAACTGAATGCTTTCTTTCTGCCTTTAAATCCtctatgcaaataaattttttgtgaaaCTCATGGTTTACCTTGGTCTTCTAGTTTCATTCTCCAAAGGAATGTAcactttttcaataaaaagttACGTTTCTTTAATGTTTCTTGATCACAAATTTCTcatacatataacaaaaattatcaaaaaatcaaatttatgaaataactgttgtaatgtaacattttttattatgctttTCGAATTCAGCaccaaaaaatacatttaaaaacagttaaaatattgaacaattttttatgacaAGCCTGTATTATCAGCGAGTGAAAATTAGAAACAGAAActcttttttatgatttattttttctaataaaaagtctaattttttaaaatgaaatttattattttgatgagttatttaagaaataaataatttatctttgtatGAAAGAATGATCTAtcgaagaagaaaatatacagtATTCGTTAAAAAGTTGAATGATGTCAACTGCTCCCGGCGAATTTTCTTCTCGAATGAAgaaaatacttataatttaaaaaaatcaatagtaACACTCTTTAGCATAGTTTTGTTCttgcgaataaataattttttttaagcaatgtctataaaaattaGTCTAAAATCAAAGATCCATAAATGAATGAAGGGAtgtttcttgaaaattatttttcaaaaagttataaatatctttatactaatttttaggaatttttcttgaaaactctatagaatataaattattaaaaatattttttcttcttaaataAGTTGCAGGACGTATTAATAGAAACTACAGATTTATCtaaatgttttcaaaaatactttaaatatattaaattagacgTCACAAAGCTAAGGATtcattattatgattaataatcgCGTTATTTTGCACGTCCATTTTTGCAGCgatgaattataataacaacTTGACGCGAATGACATAAGCATAAATGCTcgtaatgttaatattaatagccGCGACGTGGGAAGTCATCTGTACATATGCAATACGCGTTAATGACACAGATGATGGAAAAACAGCTGATttgatgattattattaaacagtcCTCTCTTTTAGTTTCTAATCGTTCAATGTTCgcggtaattttattttttattaattttaattacattagcTTACTCGATGTCAAGGTATCCCTTAGTACTTGGTTCTTTTTCTGAAATCATcttaattcaattttcacaGATTCTAATATAGCCATTTTTCAGAGATACTCTCCAAGTTACGGGCAGTGATAACTGCACATTCAACTCTGAGCAGAAAGCTCTGGGTAAGGATGATTTCACGAAAATCCCCAACGGCGTGAACGGTGTCGAGGACAGGATGGCGGTGCTCTGGGAGAAGGGCGTGCATGCCGGGATAATGGATCCCACACGATTCGTTGCAGTTACCAGCACGAACGCCGCCAAGATCTTCAACTTGTATCCTCGAAAGGGAGTCATAGCTGTCGGCTCGGACGCCGATATTGTCGTCTGGGACCCTAACAGGAAACGCACCATTTCCGCTCAGACCCACGTCCAGGCCGTTGACTTCAACATCTTCGAGGCGAGTTTAATCAACTCGTCCGCTTTTGGCGAGAAGTGATAACTGCGACTTAATATGCATAATTCTTTCGGAAAGAAAGTGGATTATTGAAAGTCATTCTGATAtcgcaattataaaaatatcttacctaaatacaatttaattatttactaatattcgATTATTAATACAGGGTATGGAAGTAACTGGCGTACCTGAATATGTGATTGTCAGTGGACGCGTGTGCGTGGACGAGTGTGAGCTCAAAGCTGTTCACGGCTTtgggaaatatataaatacggaGCCATTTGGCACTTATGTGTACGACATGATAAACGATAAAGAAAAGGTATAATATATTGGATATTAAAAAAGGGTCATATTTTGAGAgatagtattaattaaaacgagaaaaaaaaatttagtaaacaGGGTAAATTAACATCTTCGAATATACAAGGGCTATATTGTGagttatttttcctttttttattaatttcgtgTTATCTTTACAATACAGCaaacaaaagaatatttattagtatttattatatattatttttattatttttagtatatttaaaagtatttactagtattttttttcttgttttgatCAATATTATCTACTTTCAAAATATGTGACCCTTGTATTTAACActgcatataattttctaatcttttttgttttttttttatggtgctatttttcataaaattatttttaagtaataatattaaagtataattatattatacaactgaatttaggaaaattaatagtttagaataaaaattctcatttaaaatttataatttaaatttaatattgcaacTGTGCTGCGTAGAAACCACGTGGAGTCGCCCGTACCGAAGCGGAGGCCAAGAGATACGCGGAAGAAGACGCTGCGATTGCGAAGGCCAAGGAAGAAGCGAGAGCAGCCGCTGCAGCTCGAGCTAATCAGACTAATGGTTCGTTTCACGAGAGTCCGAGAGAAAAACTAAGACCCATATGTGTACCTACCTTGCCGGAATCCGCTGTGGTGACACCATCTACGAAAGGACCAAGACTTGAAGGCCAGAGAAATCTGCAAGATTCTACTTTCTCTATCAGCGGTGAGTTTTACGATTGACAATTTTCAACTTTCATATTTCACACTTCAGGACATATTTTCTGATGGCTGTATAACAGTTTTAATAAAGACTAGATTTTGAGCTCGACATCATATATTGACACATAAATGACCCACATTAACAGATCTTTATTACTTTatgacttatttttattttattttatatattatatatatatatatatatatatgtataatatatgtataatatacaaatatataataatgtataatataataatgtaataaataaaatattatataatacttaatatataagaacataatatatataaatatattatatatttattatttaatattatataaatatatcaatattatatattattatatattattaatattatatttatttcttatattacgGGAATAAAATGGCGTACTATTCTTGCAGAGGATGTCGAAGAAGCACGAAGGGCATGCATTCGCGTCAATAATCCACCGGGCGGTCGCAGTGCGGGAGGCTTTTGgtaatttatgcaaaaaaaaatttcaagattcgCTTTATGTATAAAGGTCACTTAATGCGAGAAAGGAATGTTTatcctcttttcttctttttttcttttcttcatcatcacatacatatacataatacatgcTTTATTCATTTCGAAGAGTACCAGCCCCGCGCTTTCAGGTTCGCTATTCACCAAATATTACACTGAATttagtcatttttttatactttttattcccATCGATCAAGGTCTGTTCCATCGAAGAAGGATGCAGAAGTCGCTGATCAGTAGGTTGTATGtttcatatattcatatattaatccacattcactttaatattttatatagcattGCACTGTATCACTTTGGCATATATGAATCATtgatcttgatattttttctgattttttaattctttgataatattcatattcaaattctttaaaatcatttttgttatttttattttaaaatttattgtcacacacatataaaaattttatatatataattcatattatatatatagagcaaaaaaagatacatatttaacattcaaatatatttggtgaattttaactttttcgaGCGATAATTATT
The sequence above is a segment of the Anoplolepis gracilipes unplaced genomic scaffold, ASM4749672v1 Contig18, whole genome shotgun sequence genome. Coding sequences within it:
- the LOC140675696 gene encoding dihydropyrimidinase-like isoform X1 gives rise to the protein MSTPVKKVPIHLQSAQNRLLIKNGKVVNDDGLIDSDVYIEDGIIRQMGRNLIIPGGTRTIDARGKYVMPGGIDPHTHLEFEFMGAKTVDDFYQGTKAAVAGGTTMIIDFVIPRKEESLVEAYERYRQSADEKVCCDYALHVAVTSWNPKVKEDMVTLAKDHGVGSFKMFMAYRDMFMLRDPELIEVFKACKEIGAVAMVHAENGDLIAENAKKLLAAGVTGPEGHEMSRPEEVEAEAVNRACIIANQVNCPLYVVHVMSRSAAEQVEAARKRGVCVFGETLAAAIGTDGTNYSHKCWRHAAGHIISPPLRPDTDTPRVLVNMLVKDTLQVTGSDNCTFNSEQKALGKDDFTKIPNGVNGVEDRMAVLWEKGVHAGIMDPTRFVAVTSTNAAKIFNLYPRKGVIAVGSDADIVVWDPNRKRTISAQTHVQAVDFNIFEGMEVTGVPEYVIVSGRVCVDECELKAVHGFGKYINTEPFGTYVYDMINDKEKKPRGVARTEAEAKRYAEEDAAIAKAKEEARAAAAARANQTNGSFHESPREKLRPICVPTLPESAVVTPSTKGPRLEGQRNLQDSTFSISEDVEEARRACIRVNNPPGGRSAGGFWSVPSKKDAEVADQ
- the LOC140675696 gene encoding dihydropyrimidinase-like isoform X2, which gives rise to MSTPVKKVPIHLQSAQNRLLIKNGKVVNDDGLIDSDVYIEDGIIRQMGRNLIIPGGTRTIDARGKYVMPGGIDPHTHLEFEFMGAKTVDDFYQGTKAAVAGGTTMIIDFVIPRKEESLVEAYERYRQSADEKVCCDYALHVAVTSWNPKVKEDMVTLAKDHGVGSFKMFMAYRDMFMLRDPELIEVFKACKEIGAVAMVHAENGDLIAENAKKLLAAGVTGPEGHEMSRPEEVEAEAVNRACIIANQVNSPLYVTAISSKSAADVVSAKRSEGVIVFGETLASTVGIDGSEQFGKDMEKARRFITNPPLRPDPTTPAYLTEHLAQDTLQVTGSDNCTFNSEQKALGKDDFTKIPNGVNGVEDRMAVLWEKGVHAGIMDPTRFVAVTSTNAAKIFNLYPRKGVIAVGSDADIVVWDPNRKRTISAQTHVQAVDFNIFEGMEVTGVPEYVIVSGRVCVDECELKAVHGFGKYINTEPFGTYVYDMINDKEKKPRGVARTEAEAKRYAEEDAAIAKAKEEARAAAAARANQTNGSFHESPREKLRPICVPTLPESAVVTPSTKGPRLEGQRNLQDSTFSISEDVEEARRACIRVNNPPGGRSAGGFWSVPSKKDAEVADQ